One genomic region from Sulfuriflexus mobilis encodes:
- the gcvPA gene encoding aminomethyl-transferring glycine dehydrogenase subunit GcvPA: MPFIPHTEEDIRSMLEAIGADSIDDLFDEIPAALRSGKLDTVPATASEMDVSRLMHARAAEDAGALCFIGAGAYEHHIPAAVWEITTRGEFYSAYTPYQAEASQGTLQLLYEFQTMMASLTGMDVSNASLYDGASGMAEAVLMAVRANRKSKSKRILVPRTTHPHYRDTTHTLVKNQGIVLEEIDYDRDSGVLDPSMLPAEPGDITAVVIPYPNFFGGLEDVDTLTNWAHQHGALVIAVVNPFALGLLKSPGQWGDNGADIVCGEGQPLGIPLASGGPYYGIMCCKQAYVRQMPGRIVGRTVDLDGKPGYTLTLQAREQHIRRSKATSNICTNQGLMVTASTIHMSLIGAEGLKRAAAQSHANRQALMQRLTQIEGVQQCFEGPGFHEFVLQLELPVDDVLRALASGNILGGYALAEDYPELGEALLVCATETKSAADIEAYAEKLERVFVM; this comes from the coding sequence ATGCCGTTTATACCGCATACCGAAGAAGATATCCGTAGCATGCTTGAGGCGATTGGCGCCGACAGTATTGATGACCTGTTTGACGAGATCCCGGCCGCGCTGCGCAGCGGCAAGCTCGACACCGTACCCGCAACCGCCAGTGAGATGGATGTCTCGCGTCTCATGCATGCACGTGCCGCAGAGGATGCCGGCGCACTGTGTTTTATCGGTGCCGGGGCCTATGAACACCACATACCTGCAGCGGTGTGGGAGATCACCACGCGCGGCGAATTCTACAGCGCCTACACGCCTTACCAGGCCGAGGCCAGTCAGGGCACGTTACAGTTGCTGTATGAATTCCAGACCATGATGGCCTCGCTGACGGGCATGGATGTCTCGAATGCCTCGTTGTATGACGGTGCCTCCGGTATGGCCGAGGCCGTACTCATGGCCGTGCGTGCAAACCGCAAGTCAAAGTCAAAGCGCATCCTTGTGCCACGCACCACGCATCCGCATTACCGCGATACCACGCATACCCTGGTCAAGAACCAGGGCATCGTCCTTGAAGAGATCGACTATGACCGCGACAGCGGCGTGCTTGATCCGTCCATGCTGCCGGCCGAGCCGGGTGATATCACCGCCGTGGTGATCCCCTATCCGAATTTCTTTGGTGGCCTGGAAGATGTCGACACCCTGACCAACTGGGCGCATCAGCACGGCGCGCTGGTCATCGCCGTGGTCAACCCGTTCGCCCTCGGTCTGTTGAAGTCTCCGGGGCAATGGGGTGATAACGGCGCCGACATCGTCTGCGGTGAAGGTCAGCCGCTGGGCATACCGCTGGCCTCCGGCGGCCCTTACTATGGCATCATGTGTTGCAAGCAGGCCTATGTGCGGCAGATGCCGGGTCGTATCGTTGGCCGTACCGTCGACCTTGATGGCAAGCCGGGTTATACCCTGACCCTGCAGGCACGTGAACAGCATATCCGCCGTTCCAAGGCGACCTCGAACATCTGTACCAACCAGGGACTGATGGTGACGGCCTCAACCATTCACATGAGCCTGATCGGTGCCGAGGGCCTGAAGCGGGCTGCGGCGCAGTCACACGCCAACCGCCAGGCTCTTATGCAGCGCCTGACGCAGATCGAGGGTGTACAACAGTGTTTCGAAGGTCCGGGTTTCCACGAGTTTGTCCTGCAACTCGAGCTGCCCGTCGACGACGTGCTGCGGGCCCTGGCGTCGGGTAATATTCTCGGTGGTTATGCCCTGGCAGAAGATTACCCGGAACTTGGCGAGGCCCTGCTGGTGTGTGCGACAGAAACAAAGTCTGCAGCCGACATCGAGGCCTATGCCGAGAAACTTGAACGTGTATTCGTGATGTAA
- a CDS encoding MBL fold metallo-hydrolase, which produces MKTIGTFSIGIFALLLVACEPASKTQQAKQPPGAELKIVTHPDYPMQARQVAEGVYAVITPARDFPNAENKGWNSNSGFVVTAEGVLVVDTGSSEKIGAALRETIRTVTDKPVKWVVNTHGHGDHWLGTHAFIGEGAEVIASDTVAGRIENEGEYWVNLFNSMTEGAIGQPQTVVPATRVTGHMKRRLGGLEVELLPSGSSHSPGDVLVWLPGKKVLIAGDVVYTDRAPATFDGKVKQWIAFLTELEAMPVEVVIPGHGNVGSKADITRQRDYLAAIWASVSAGFEEERQAFEIIPQARANTAQFAEFYPGYEKNLPESVSHVYLQVEAAAF; this is translated from the coding sequence ATGAAAACAATCGGAACATTCAGTATTGGCATATTTGCCCTATTGCTTGTTGCCTGTGAGCCTGCCTCGAAGACACAACAGGCCAAGCAACCACCGGGTGCAGAGTTAAAGATAGTGACGCACCCTGACTACCCGATGCAGGCAAGACAGGTCGCCGAGGGTGTGTATGCGGTCATCACCCCGGCGCGTGATTTCCCCAACGCCGAGAACAAGGGCTGGAACTCGAACAGCGGTTTTGTCGTCACGGCTGAGGGTGTGCTGGTGGTCGATACCGGTTCCTCGGAAAAGATTGGTGCCGCCCTGCGCGAGACCATCCGCACAGTAACTGACAAGCCGGTGAAGTGGGTGGTGAACACGCATGGCCATGGTGATCACTGGTTGGGCACGCATGCCTTTATCGGCGAGGGTGCCGAGGTGATTGCCAGCGACACGGTCGCCGGGCGTATCGAGAATGAAGGTGAGTACTGGGTCAACCTGTTTAACAGTATGACCGAAGGTGCGATTGGCCAACCGCAGACCGTGGTGCCGGCAACGCGTGTAACCGGGCATATGAAACGTCGCCTCGGTGGTCTGGAGGTTGAACTGCTGCCTTCTGGCAGCAGCCATTCGCCCGGCGATGTGTTGGTGTGGTTGCCCGGCAAAAAGGTCTTGATCGCGGGAGATGTGGTCTACACCGATCGTGCACCGGCTACCTTTGATGGCAAGGTAAAACAGTGGATTGCCTTTCTGACCGAGCTTGAGGCGATGCCGGTTGAGGTCGTGATCCCCGGGCATGGCAATGTCGGCAGTAAGGCGGATATCACGCGGCAGCGAGATTACCTCGCAGCCATCTGGGCAAGCGTTAGCGCCGGTTTCGAAGAAGAACGGCAGGCCTTTGAGATCATCCCGCAGGCCAGGGCAAACACCGCGCAGTTTGCCGAGTTTTATCCGGGCTACGAGAAAAACCTGCCCGAGTCCGTCTCGCATGTGTACCTGCAGGTTGAAGCGGCTGCTTTTTAA
- a CDS encoding carbohydrate kinase family protein: protein MSALICGSYAYDTIMLFHDKFANHILPDKVHILNVSFLVPDMRREFGGCAGNIAYNLNLLGGDALPMATVGNDFAPYAQWMDDCGISRLHIKELEHTYTGQAFITTDMSDNQITAFHPGAMGFSHENQVEDASGVTLGIVSPDGRDGMIEHARQFAEAGIPFIFDPGQGMPMFDGDDLKTFIEQATYITVNDYEMQLLQDRTGLSPHEIAERVEALIVTLGGKGSHIYTANKRIDIPTATARELNDPTGCGDAFRGGLLYGMMNDMDWENSGRVAALMGATKIEHHGTQNHSFTRDEFDARFKEAFGYCL, encoded by the coding sequence ATGTCAGCTCTGATTTGTGGTTCTTATGCCTATGACACCATTATGCTGTTCCACGACAAGTTCGCCAATCACATCCTGCCGGACAAGGTGCATATCCTGAATGTATCCTTCCTCGTGCCGGATATGCGTCGCGAGTTCGGTGGTTGTGCCGGCAATATTGCCTATAACCTGAACCTGCTCGGCGGCGATGCCTTGCCGATGGCGACCGTCGGTAATGATTTTGCCCCGTATGCACAGTGGATGGACGATTGTGGTATCTCGCGCCTGCATATCAAGGAACTCGAGCATACTTATACCGGTCAGGCCTTTATCACCACCGATATGAGTGACAACCAGATCACCGCCTTCCACCCGGGGGCGATGGGTTTCTCACACGAGAACCAGGTCGAGGATGCCAGTGGCGTGACCCTGGGTATCGTTTCGCCGGACGGTCGTGACGGCATGATTGAACATGCCCGCCAGTTTGCCGAGGCCGGTATCCCGTTTATCTTCGATCCGGGTCAGGGCATGCCTATGTTTGACGGCGATGACCTGAAGACCTTCATCGAACAGGCCACCTACATCACCGTCAATGATTACGAGATGCAGCTGCTGCAGGACCGTACCGGGCTGTCGCCACATGAGATCGCCGAACGCGTCGAGGCCCTGATTGTGACTCTCGGTGGCAAGGGTTCGCACATCTACACCGCCAACAAGCGCATCGATATCCCGACTGCCACGGCCAGGGAACTGAATGACCCAACCGGTTGTGGAGACGCCTTTCGCGGCGGTCTGCTGTACGGCATGATGAATGACATGGACTGGGAAAACAGCGGACGAGTGGCGGCACTCATGGGGGCGACCAAGATCGAGCATCACGGTACGCAGAACCACAGTTTCACCCGTGACGAATTTGATGC
- the gcvPB gene encoding aminomethyl-transferring glycine dehydrogenase subunit GcvPB → MLIFEQSRPGRRDPAQAPQQMADVSAIPASFLREDSPTLPEVSEMQAVRHYTRLSQKNFSIDTQFYPLGSCTMKYNPRACNSLAMLPGFLGRHPLGPVSHAQGFMACMYELQEMLKDVTGMTEVSLTPAAGAQGEFAGVAMIRAYHDANQDTARSEILVPDAAHGTNPATAVMCGYTVREIPTNNDGDVDIEALKAAVGPQTAGLMLTNPSTLGVFERKIKEIAGIVHEAGGLLYYDGANLNAILGKVRPGDMGFDVIHMNLHKTFSTPHGGGGPGAGPVGVNARLKPFLPVPMVAKEADGYRWLTEKDVPQTIGRLSTFMGNAGVLMRAYIYARLLGREGMHRVAEFATLNANYMLARMRDAGFELAFPNRRATHEFIVTLRREAKEQGTNAMDFAKRLLDHGYHAPTTYFPLLVPECLLIEPTETEAKEELDGFIAAMVAIADEAKHAPDMLKTAPHTLPVRRLDDVKAARELDLAWKP, encoded by the coding sequence GTGTTGATATTTGAACAATCCCGTCCCGGTCGTCGTGACCCGGCCCAGGCCCCACAACAAATGGCCGATGTTAGCGCCATCCCAGCCAGCTTCCTGCGTGAAGACAGCCCGACCCTGCCGGAGGTCTCTGAGATGCAGGCCGTGCGTCATTACACGCGACTGTCGCAGAAAAATTTTTCCATCGACACGCAGTTTTACCCGCTCGGTTCCTGCACCATGAAATACAATCCGCGTGCCTGCAACTCGCTGGCAATGCTGCCGGGTTTCCTTGGTCGTCACCCGCTTGGCCCCGTGAGCCATGCACAGGGTTTCATGGCCTGCATGTATGAGTTGCAGGAGATGCTCAAGGACGTGACCGGCATGACTGAGGTCTCGCTGACCCCGGCCGCCGGGGCGCAGGGCGAGTTTGCCGGCGTTGCCATGATCCGTGCCTACCATGATGCCAATCAAGACACTGCGCGCAGCGAGATCCTCGTCCCGGATGCCGCCCACGGTACCAACCCGGCTACCGCGGTCATGTGCGGTTACACGGTGCGCGAGATCCCGACCAATAATGACGGCGATGTCGATATTGAGGCGCTGAAGGCCGCCGTCGGTCCACAGACCGCCGGGCTCATGCTGACCAACCCGTCCACGCTGGGCGTGTTCGAGCGCAAGATCAAAGAGATTGCCGGTATCGTCCACGAGGCCGGTGGTCTGCTTTACTATGATGGTGCCAACCTGAATGCGATCCTCGGCAAGGTCCGTCCGGGTGACATGGGTTTTGACGTCATCCACATGAATCTGCACAAGACCTTTTCTACTCCGCACGGCGGTGGCGGCCCGGGCGCCGGTCCGGTCGGCGTTAATGCGCGCCTCAAACCCTTCCTGCCCGTGCCGATGGTGGCCAAGGAGGCGGATGGTTATCGCTGGCTGACGGAGAAGGATGTGCCGCAGACCATCGGCCGTCTGTCGACCTTCATGGGCAATGCCGGGGTACTCATGCGTGCCTATATCTATGCGCGCCTGCTCGGTCGCGAGGGCATGCACCGCGTCGCCGAGTTTGCGACCCTGAATGCCAACTATATGCTGGCGCGCATGCGTGATGCCGGTTTTGAACTGGCCTTCCCGAACCGTCGTGCCACACACGAGTTCATCGTCACCCTGCGTCGTGAGGCCAAGGAGCAGGGCACCAATGCGATGGACTTTGCCAAGCGACTACTGGATCATGGTTACCACGCGCCAACTACCTACTTCCCGTTGCTGGTTCCCGAGTGCCTGTTGATCGAGCCGACCGAGACCGAGGCCAAGGAAGAGCTGGATGGCTTTATTGCGGCCATGGTGGCGATCGCCGATGAGGCGAAACACGCGCCAGATATGCTTAAGACCGCACCGCATACTTTGCCGGTGCGCCGCCTCGATGACGTCAAGGCCGCGCGGGAGCTGGACCTGGCCTGGAAACCGTAG
- the tpx gene encoding thiol peroxidase: MAKITLKGNAINTNGELPAVGGQAPDFKLVDGELNDRSLADYAGKKKLLNIVPSLDTPVCATSTKKFNDYAKGRDDTVMLMIAADLPFAMSRFCGAEGADKVIPLSLMRSKSFAKDYGVLITDGPLAGITARAVVVLDANDKVVYTELVPEIAQEPDYDAAIAALD; the protein is encoded by the coding sequence ATGGCAAAGATTACCCTGAAAGGAAATGCAATTAATACCAATGGTGAGTTGCCGGCCGTTGGCGGTCAGGCACCGGATTTTAAACTGGTGGATGGTGAGCTGAATGATCGCAGCCTGGCTGATTATGCCGGCAAGAAAAAGCTGCTCAACATCGTACCGAGCCTGGATACGCCGGTGTGTGCGACCTCGACAAAGAAGTTTAACGACTACGCCAAAGGGCGCGATGATACCGTCATGCTCATGATCGCCGCTGATCTGCCGTTTGCCATGAGCCGCTTCTGCGGTGCCGAGGGTGCCGACAAGGTGATCCCCCTGTCGCTGATGCGTTCCAAGTCCTTTGCCAAGGATTACGGTGTGCTGATCACCGATGGTCCGCTTGCCGGTATTACCGCGCGTGCCGTGGTGGTGCTCGATGCAAACGACAAGGTTGTCTACACCGAACTGGTGCCGGAGATCGCTCAGGAACCGGATTATGATGCGGCGATAGCAGCATTGGATTGA